A genomic segment from Lates calcarifer isolate ASB-BC8 linkage group LG13, TLL_Latcal_v3, whole genome shotgun sequence encodes:
- the cldn5a gene encoding claudin 5a, giving the protein MVSAGLEILGLSLCVIGSLLVMVACGLPMWKVTAFIEANIVVAQTIWDGLWMSCVVQSTGQMQCKVHDSVLALSHDLQAARALTIISSVMGVLGLMVVIAGAQCTNCIRTEYIKARVVNAGGVIYIISGLFVLVPLCWMANNIISDFYNPQVPASKKREIGAALYIGWAATALLLIGGALLCCSCPSSGNSGYSVKYAPTKRATQNGDYDKRNYV; this is encoded by the coding sequence ATGGTGTCGGCCGGACTGGAGATCCTGGGACTGTCGCTGTGCGTAATTGGCTCGCTCCTGGTGATGGTTGCGTGCGGACTGCCCATGTGGAAGGTGACGGCTTTCATCGAGGCCAACATCGTGGTGGCTCAGACGATCTGGGACGGCTTGTGGATGTCGTGTGTGGTGCAGAGCACGGGCCAGATGCAGTGCAAGGTGCACGACTCAGTCCTCGCCCTCAGCCACGACCTACAAGCGGCCAGAGCGCTCACCATCATCTCCTCGGTGATGGGCGTGCTGGGGCTCATGGTCGTGATCGCCGGCGCGCAGTGCACTAACTGCATCCGCACCGAGTACATCAAAGCCCGGGTGGTGAACGCCGGAGGGGTCATCTACATCATCAGCGGCCTGTTCGTGCTGGTGCCTCTCTGCTGGATGGCCAACAACATCATATCGGACTTCTACAACCCGCAGGTGCCCGCATCCAAGAAGAGGGAGATCGGCGCTGCGCTGTACATCGGCTGGGCGGCCACGGCGCTGCTACTGATCGGAGGAGCGCTGCTGTGCTGCTCCTGTCCCTCCAGCGGGAACTCGGGATACTCAGTAAAATACGCACCGACCAAGAGAGCCACGCAGAACGGGGACTATGACAAGAGGAATTATGTGTAG